Proteins encoded within one genomic window of Phyllobacterium sp. T1293:
- a CDS encoding carbohydrate ABC transporter permease codes for MMNKKLKRSLLFWLCLSPIIVVILFPYAVMTITSLKSATEVLNPTWWPEELHWQNFSEMWQTSGVGSALANSLYVSTLSTALTIIVSIPAAYALSRYEFAGRNAYRQFLLVSQMLSPIVLVIGLFRLVANAGMIDNLNVLVIIYTGFNIAFCVWMLQSYFSTIPRDLEEAAWMEGANRWRTLRSVFLPLAVPAMVVTAIFTFINAWNEFVIALTMLRKEENYTLPIRVLSLVAGRYTVDWHYVMAAAFVASVPVAILFAWLQRYLVRGLSIGAVK; via the coding sequence ATGATGAACAAGAAACTCAAGCGCTCACTGCTTTTCTGGCTGTGCCTCTCGCCCATCATTGTGGTGATCCTGTTCCCCTATGCGGTCATGACCATTACCTCGCTCAAATCAGCAACAGAGGTGTTGAATCCAACCTGGTGGCCGGAAGAGCTGCACTGGCAGAATTTTTCGGAGATGTGGCAAACATCGGGCGTTGGTTCGGCTCTCGCCAACTCGCTCTATGTCTCCACGCTTTCAACGGCCCTGACGATCATCGTTTCCATTCCAGCCGCCTATGCGCTCAGCCGCTACGAATTTGCGGGCCGCAATGCCTACCGGCAATTTCTGCTTGTCTCGCAGATGCTCTCGCCGATCGTTTTGGTCATCGGCCTGTTCCGGCTGGTTGCCAATGCCGGGATGATCGACAATCTGAATGTGCTCGTCATCATATATACGGGCTTCAACATCGCCTTCTGCGTGTGGATGCTGCAGAGCTATTTTTCCACCATCCCGCGTGATCTTGAGGAAGCCGCATGGATGGAAGGTGCCAATCGCTGGCGCACCCTGCGCAGCGTCTTCCTGCCGCTTGCCGTCCCGGCAATGGTCGTTACTGCCATCTTCACCTTCATCAATGCGTGGAACGAGTTCGTCATCGCACTCACCATGCTGCGCAAGGAAGAGAACTATACGCTGCCCATCCGCGTGCTCTCGCTCGTTGCCGGGCGTTACACTGTTGATTGGCACTACGTCATGGCTGCGGCATTTGTAGCATCGGTTCCGGTGGCCATTCTCTTTGCCTGGTTGCAGCGCTATCTGGTGCGCGGTCTTTCCATTGGCGCCGTCAAATAA
- a CDS encoding RidA family protein: MMTKQHFGSSHVPLSPAVRAGDFIYISGQVPVGADGTVIIGGIEAQTKQVMENIKAALALAGAELSDVVKTFVILEDAREFAAFNKTYATYFTANPPARTTIESRLMIDIKIEIEAIAYKPL; the protein is encoded by the coding sequence ATCATGACAAAACAACATTTCGGATCATCGCATGTGCCGCTGTCACCAGCCGTTCGCGCCGGGGATTTCATCTACATTTCCGGTCAGGTTCCTGTTGGAGCCGATGGCACTGTCATCATTGGCGGTATTGAAGCCCAGACCAAACAGGTGATGGAAAATATCAAGGCAGCGCTGGCATTGGCGGGTGCGGAACTTTCCGACGTGGTGAAGACCTTCGTCATTCTGGAAGACGCGCGTGAATTCGCAGCATTCAACAAAACCTATGCCACCTATTTCACTGCAAACCCGCCAGCACGCACAACCATTGAATCGCGCCTGATGATCGACATCAAGATCGAGATCGAAGCCATCGCCTATAAGCCGCTGTGA
- a CDS encoding M81 family metallopeptidase yields the protein MRIFTASLATETNTFSPVPTDRASFEMAFYAGPGEHPDTPTLCSAPMVVLRRRAREEGFELIEGTATWAEPGGLLQQQAYEGLRDEILDQLKAALPVDGVILGLHGAMVAQGYDDCEGDLLERIRSIVGPDVLIASELDPHSHLTRKRVENSNILAAFLEFPHTDFYERGEHVVDLALRTLRGEIKPIISTFDCRMIGVFPTSREPMRSFVDRIQALQGHHNILSISLIHGFMAGDVPELGTQVMVVTDNDAPRGAALAESLGMEIFGMRGRTAMPMLDTEAGLDKAVQLAATKSGKPVVVADVWDNPGGGVAGDGTLILRRMIERGIDNIAVATIWDPIAVTFCLAAGEGARIQLRFGGKAGPDGGAPLDARVEVLKAVQEGWQSFGKSRVTLGPAAVIRLEGTNIEVILNTNRTQTFEPDIFSNLGIERASKDILLVKSTNHFHAGFEPVAAEIIYIDAGAPYPSNPKKTDYRKLSREIWPRIEMPF from the coding sequence ATGCGCATCTTCACCGCGTCCCTCGCCACGGAAACCAACACATTTTCACCCGTCCCGACGGACCGCGCCAGTTTTGAAATGGCGTTCTATGCGGGACCCGGCGAGCATCCTGATACGCCGACACTCTGCTCCGCGCCCATGGTGGTGCTGCGCCGCCGTGCGCGGGAAGAAGGTTTTGAACTCATTGAAGGCACCGCGACATGGGCGGAGCCCGGCGGCCTGTTGCAACAGCAGGCCTATGAAGGGCTGCGCGATGAAATTCTTGATCAGTTGAAAGCCGCTTTGCCCGTCGACGGTGTAATCCTCGGCCTGCATGGCGCCATGGTTGCGCAGGGCTATGATGATTGCGAAGGCGATCTTCTGGAGCGCATCCGCTCAATCGTCGGGCCTGATGTGCTGATAGCTTCTGAACTTGATCCACACAGCCATTTGACGCGCAAGCGGGTGGAAAATTCCAACATTCTCGCGGCTTTCCTTGAATTTCCACATACGGATTTTTACGAGCGCGGCGAGCATGTGGTCGATTTGGCCCTGCGCACCTTACGCGGTGAAATCAAACCCATCATTTCCACCTTCGATTGCCGCATGATCGGCGTTTTCCCGACCAGCCGCGAACCGATGCGTTCTTTTGTCGATCGCATTCAGGCCCTGCAGGGCCACCACAATATTCTCTCGATCTCCCTTATTCACGGTTTCATGGCTGGTGATGTGCCTGAGCTTGGCACGCAGGTCATGGTCGTCACCGATAATGACGCGCCGCGCGGTGCGGCATTGGCTGAATCGCTCGGTATGGAAATTTTCGGAATGCGCGGCCGGACGGCGATGCCGATGCTTGATACGGAAGCTGGCCTCGACAAAGCCGTCCAACTTGCAGCAACGAAAAGTGGCAAGCCTGTTGTTGTTGCCGATGTCTGGGACAATCCCGGTGGCGGCGTAGCTGGAGATGGCACATTGATCCTGCGCCGCATGATCGAGCGCGGCATTGACAATATTGCCGTCGCCACGATCTGGGACCCGATTGCCGTTACCTTCTGTCTGGCAGCAGGCGAGGGCGCCAGAATTCAGCTCCGCTTTGGCGGCAAGGCGGGACCGGATGGCGGCGCACCTCTCGATGCGCGCGTTGAAGTGCTGAAAGCCGTGCAGGAGGGCTGGCAGAGCTTTGGCAAGAGCCGCGTCACGCTTGGACCGGCGGCTGTGATCCGGCTTGAGGGCACCAATATCGAGGTCATCCTCAATACAAACCGCACCCAGACGTTCGAGCCGGATATTTTCTCCAATCTCGGCATCGAGCGTGCTTCAAAAGACATCCTGCTGGTCAAATCCACCAATCATTTCCACGCGGGTTTTGAGCCGGTCGCGGCAGAAATCATCTATATCGACGCGGGCGCACCCTATCCGTCCAACCCGAAGAAAACCGATTACCGGAAACTGTCGCGCGAAATCTGGCCACGAATTGAAATGCCATTCTGA
- a CDS encoding MarR family winged helix-turn-helix transcriptional regulator: MTVKENEAGLPPLILEDFIPYRLNKAAEAISQRFASQYRDEYGLTRPEWRTLATLGQFGALSATAIGVHSSMHKTKVSRAVFSLEQRHWLKRKRDDADRRTEHLELTPAGRKAYQRLTTLAHNYETELFARLGERGARDLKAGLAALEAYYRQGR, encoded by the coding sequence ATGACGGTTAAAGAAAACGAGGCGGGGCTGCCGCCACTCATTCTGGAGGATTTCATACCCTACCGGTTGAACAAGGCGGCTGAAGCGATCAGCCAACGATTTGCCAGCCAGTACCGGGATGAATATGGGCTGACGCGTCCGGAGTGGCGCACGCTGGCGACACTTGGTCAGTTCGGTGCTTTATCCGCCACGGCGATTGGCGTGCATTCTTCAATGCACAAGACGAAAGTCAGCCGCGCAGTATTCTCTTTGGAGCAGCGCCATTGGCTCAAGCGCAAGCGCGATGATGCCGACCGGCGCACGGAACATCTCGAACTGACACCGGCCGGACGCAAGGCGTATCAACGCCTGACGACGCTCGCGCATAATTACGAGACGGAGCTTTTTGCCCGGCTTGGTGAACGGGGCGCAAGGGATTTGAAGGCAGGGCTTGCGGCACTTGAGGCCTATTACCGGCAAGGCCGATAA
- the hmgA gene encoding homogentisate 1,2-dioxygenase, translating to MTLHYMPGFGNDFETESLPGALPQGQNSPQRCAYGLYAEQLSGSPFTAPRGINERSWLYRIRPSVKHSGRFTPTSRKDWKTAPNLDDHELPIGQLRWNPTPMPKEPVNFIDGIRTMTTAGDVHGQVGMAAHVYAFNRDMDDDYFFNADGEMLLVPEKGRLRVFTEMGIMEIEPSEICIIPRGMVFKVAAIDGEARGYICENYGAKFALPDRGPIGANCLANPRDFKTPVAAYEDKETACRLHVKWCGKFYETGLGHSPLDVVAWHGNYAPYKYDLRTFSPVGAILFDHPDPSIFTVLTAPSGEEGTANVDFVIFPPRWLVAEHSFRPPWYHRNIMSEFMGLVYGQYDAKEEGFVPGGMSLHNMMLPHGPDTMGFNKASTVELKPHKLENTLAFMFETRFPQHLTRFAAELESLQDNYADCWTDLKKRFNGTPEGDWSE from the coding sequence ATGACCCTTCATTACATGCCGGGCTTCGGCAATGACTTCGAAACTGAATCTCTTCCCGGCGCGCTGCCGCAGGGGCAAAATTCGCCGCAGCGCTGCGCCTATGGGCTTTACGCCGAGCAGCTCTCGGGGTCGCCCTTCACCGCACCGCGCGGGATCAACGAACGCTCCTGGCTTTACCGCATTCGTCCATCGGTGAAACACTCCGGGCGTTTTACGCCAACGTCTCGCAAAGACTGGAAAACCGCGCCCAATCTCGATGATCATGAACTCCCGATCGGCCAGCTGCGCTGGAATCCGACGCCGATGCCAAAGGAGCCGGTCAATTTCATAGACGGCATCCGCACCATGACGACAGCTGGCGACGTGCATGGTCAGGTTGGCATGGCCGCACATGTCTATGCATTCAACCGCGATATGGACGATGACTACTTTTTCAACGCCGATGGCGAGATGCTGCTGGTGCCGGAAAAGGGCCGTCTGCGCGTGTTCACTGAAATGGGCATCATGGAAATCGAGCCGTCGGAAATCTGCATCATCCCGCGCGGCATGGTGTTCAAGGTTGCCGCAATCGACGGCGAAGCCCGCGGCTATATCTGCGAAAATTACGGCGCAAAGTTCGCACTACCTGATCGCGGCCCCATCGGCGCCAATTGCCTTGCCAATCCGCGCGATTTCAAGACGCCGGTTGCCGCCTATGAGGACAAGGAAACAGCGTGCCGCCTGCATGTAAAATGGTGTGGCAAATTCTATGAAACAGGCCTTGGCCATTCGCCGCTTGATGTCGTGGCATGGCACGGCAATTACGCACCTTATAAATATGATCTGCGCACCTTCTCACCTGTTGGTGCCATTCTCTTCGATCATCCCGATCCATCGATCTTTACGGTGCTCACCGCCCCATCGGGTGAGGAGGGGACTGCCAATGTCGACTTCGTTATTTTCCCGCCGCGCTGGCTTGTTGCCGAGCATAGTTTCCGCCCTCCATGGTACCATCGCAATATCATGTCGGAATTCATGGGATTGGTTTATGGTCAGTATGACGCCAAGGAAGAGGGCTTCGTTCCCGGCGGTATGAGCCTGCACAATATGATGCTGCCACATGGGCCGGATACAATGGGATTCAACAAGGCGTCGACAGTGGAACTCAAGCCGCACAAGCTGGAAAATACGCTGGCCTTCATGTTCGAAACCCGTTTTCCGCAGCACCTGACCCGTTTTGCGGCAGAGCTGGAATCGCTGCAGGATAATTATGCCGATTGCTGGACGGACCTGAAAAAGCGGTTCAATGGAACACCCGAGGGAGACTGGTCCGAATGA
- a CDS encoding fumarylacetoacetate hydrolase family protein — MKLASLNNGTRDGKLVIVSKDLTSFTDASFLTPTLQSALDNWARIAPHLEALAESLDHGSVPSERFHEHEALSPLPRAFQWADGSAYVNHVELVRKARGAEMPDSFWTDPLIYQGGSDSFLAPRAPIVMADEAYGIDMEGEVAVIVDDLPMGATPDQARGAIRLIMLVNDVSLRGLIPAELAKGFGFFQSKPSSAFSPVAVTPDELGDAWDGGKVHLPLSVDYNGKPFGRANAGIDMTFDFPVLIAHAAKTRPLAAGTIIGSGTVSNKLDGGPGKPVAEGGAGYSCIAEIRMIETINHGAPKTSFMKFGDTVRIEMKDKAGHSIFGAIEQQVTHYETGN; from the coding sequence ATGAAACTCGCATCACTGAACAATGGAACCCGCGACGGCAAACTCGTCATCGTGTCCAAGGATTTGACCAGCTTTACCGACGCATCGTTTCTGACCCCCACGCTGCAATCGGCACTCGACAACTGGGCGCGGATTGCTCCGCATCTGGAGGCACTCGCCGAAAGCCTCGACCATGGCTCGGTGCCATCGGAGCGTTTTCATGAGCATGAGGCGCTTTCGCCGCTGCCGCGCGCTTTTCAGTGGGCCGATGGTTCGGCTTACGTCAACCACGTCGAACTTGTGCGCAAGGCACGCGGCGCGGAGATGCCCGACAGCTTCTGGACCGATCCGCTGATCTATCAGGGCGGCTCCGACAGTTTTCTCGCCCCGCGCGCGCCTATCGTGATGGCTGATGAAGCCTATGGCATCGATATGGAAGGTGAAGTAGCCGTTATTGTCGATGATCTGCCGATGGGCGCAACACCAGATCAGGCACGGGGTGCCATCCGCCTCATCATGCTGGTCAATGATGTGAGCCTACGCGGACTGATCCCGGCTGAACTGGCAAAAGGTTTTGGTTTCTTCCAGTCAAAGCCTTCCTCCGCTTTCTCGCCAGTGGCTGTGACACCCGATGAACTCGGCGACGCCTGGGACGGCGGCAAGGTACATCTGCCGCTAAGTGTTGATTATAACGGCAAGCCATTCGGGCGAGCCAATGCGGGTATCGATATGACCTTCGATTTCCCTGTTCTCATTGCCCATGCGGCGAAAACCCGACCACTTGCCGCAGGCACAATCATTGGCTCGGGCACGGTTTCCAACAAGCTTGATGGCGGACCGGGTAAGCCTGTTGCGGAAGGCGGAGCGGGCTATTCCTGCATTGCGGAAATCCGCATGATCGAAACGATCAATCACGGCGCGCCCAAGACCTCTTTCATGAAATTTGGCGACACGGTGCGTATCGAAATGAAAGACAAAGCTGGTCACTCCATTTTTGGAGCGATTGAACAGCAGGTCACACACTACGAAACGGGGAACTGA
- the maiA gene encoding maleylacetoacetate isomerase, which translates to MSGLILFEYWRSSASYRVRIALQSLKLEYETVPVNLLKGEHKDPDNLSRNPQGLVPTLAMDGRMMSQSLAIIEYLDEIYPDAAFLPPDPAGRQRVRALSYAIAMDIHPTCNMGVVTHVMEITGGGDAARSAWMQKFIGEGLEAFERLLDNPDTGKFCHGDKPGMADFCLVPQVYNARRWGADISGLKRVNAITKRCEKLKAFAAAHPDKAKPNV; encoded by the coding sequence ATGAGCGGACTCATCCTCTTTGAATATTGGCGGTCATCGGCAAGCTACCGGGTGCGCATAGCACTCCAGAGCCTCAAGCTTGAATATGAGACCGTTCCCGTCAATTTGCTGAAGGGCGAACACAAGGACCCTGATAATCTCAGCCGCAATCCGCAAGGGCTGGTTCCAACATTGGCGATGGATGGGCGGATGATGAGCCAGTCGCTGGCAATCATTGAGTATCTCGATGAGATTTACCCTGATGCCGCATTCCTGCCGCCTGATCCCGCTGGCAGACAGCGGGTGCGCGCACTGTCCTATGCCATTGCCATGGATATTCACCCCACCTGCAATATGGGGGTGGTCACACACGTCATGGAGATCACCGGCGGCGGTGATGCTGCCCGCAGCGCATGGATGCAGAAGTTTATTGGGGAAGGATTGGAAGCCTTTGAGAGGCTTCTGGACAACCCTGATACCGGCAAGTTCTGTCATGGCGATAAGCCGGGAATGGCGGATTTCTGCCTTGTGCCACAGGTCTATAATGCCCGCCGCTGGGGCGCGGATATTTCAGGGCTGAAGCGCGTAAATGCCATCACCAAACGCTGCGAAAAGCTGAAGGCTTTTGCAGCGGCACACCCGGATAAGGCCAAGCCGAACGTATAG
- a CDS encoding AbrB/MazE/SpoVT family DNA-binding domain-containing protein, which translates to MRVTVKKWGNSASVRIPAAVMAAARLELDTLVDVREEEGLIIIEPVRQVEYDLDRLIEGITPENIHSEADFGDPVGKEAL; encoded by the coding sequence ATGCGTGTAACGGTTAAAAAATGGGGCAACAGTGCTTCTGTACGCATACCGGCTGCTGTCATGGCGGCAGCTCGACTGGAGCTCGACACGTTGGTTGATGTGCGCGAAGAAGAAGGGCTGATTATTATCGAGCCAGTCCGGCAGGTCGAATATGATCTGGATAGGTTGATCGAAGGCATAACACCTGAAAATATACATTCTGAGGCCGATTTCGGCGATCCTGTCGGCAAGGAAGCACTTTAA
- the mazF gene encoding endoribonuclease MazF, giving the protein MPAYVPDAGDIVWLHFNPQAGHEQAGHRPAVVLSPASYNGRIGLMLCCPMTTQIKGYPFEVAIASDRPSAVLADQVKSLDWRVRRATYKGKISASELAEIRNKAAALIGKR; this is encoded by the coding sequence ATGCCCGCCTACGTGCCGGATGCCGGCGATATTGTTTGGCTGCATTTCAACCCACAAGCAGGTCACGAACAGGCGGGGCATCGCCCCGCAGTTGTACTCAGTCCTGCCAGCTACAACGGCAGGATCGGTTTGATGCTTTGCTGCCCCATGACCACACAGATCAAGGGGTATCCATTCGAGGTAGCAATTGCGAGTGATCGACCCAGCGCTGTGCTTGCCGATCAGGTCAAGAGTCTAGATTGGCGTGTCCGTCGTGCCACTTACAAAGGCAAGATTTCCGCGAGTGAACTCGCCGAAATTCGCAATAAAGCCGCCGCGCTGATTGGCAAACGCTAG
- the hppD gene encoding 4-hydroxyphenylpyruvate dioxygenase has translation MGPFPHDAPVATISKDNPAGTDGFEFVEFAHPEPEKLEELFTRMGYKPVARHRSKNITLWRQGDINYILNAEPGSHATKFVGEHGPCAPSMAWRVVDAKHAFDHAVAKGATPYTGDDKTLNVPAIVGIGGSMLYFIEKYGEKGSVYDDEFEWLGERDPKPEGVGFYYLDHLTHNVYRGNMDKWWAFYRELFGFKQIHFFDIAGKLTGLVSRAITSPCGKIRIPLNESTDDKSQIEEYLRKYKGEGIQHIAVGTEGIYDATDKLDENGLKFMPGPPETYYDMSHDRVHGHDEPIERMKKHGILIDGEGVIDGGMTKILLQIFSKTVIGPIFFEFIQRKGDEGFGEGNFRALFESIEEDQIRRGVIKVDAAE, from the coding sequence ATGGGCCCATTTCCGCACGACGCACCTGTTGCCACGATCAGCAAGGATAATCCTGCTGGAACGGATGGCTTTGAGTTTGTCGAATTCGCTCATCCCGAACCGGAAAAGCTGGAAGAACTTTTCACCCGCATGGGCTATAAGCCCGTTGCCCGGCATCGTTCCAAGAACATAACGCTGTGGCGCCAGGGCGATATCAATTACATCCTCAATGCTGAACCGGGTTCCCATGCGACGAAATTCGTTGGGGAGCACGGTCCCTGTGCCCCATCCATGGCCTGGCGCGTGGTTGATGCCAAGCATGCCTTTGATCATGCGGTTGCCAAGGGTGCGACGCCCTATACTGGCGACGATAAGACCCTTAATGTTCCCGCTATTGTCGGTATTGGTGGCTCGATGCTGTATTTCATCGAGAAGTATGGCGAGAAGGGCTCTGTCTATGATGATGAGTTCGAATGGCTGGGCGAGCGCGATCCGAAACCTGAAGGTGTCGGTTTCTACTATCTTGATCACCTCACCCATAATGTCTATCGCGGCAATATGGATAAGTGGTGGGCGTTCTACCGCGAGTTGTTCGGCTTCAAGCAGATTCACTTCTTTGATATTGCAGGCAAACTTACGGGGCTTGTCTCCCGCGCCATCACCTCGCCATGCGGCAAAATCCGTATTCCCTTGAATGAGTCGACTGACGACAAGAGCCAGATCGAGGAATATCTGCGCAAGTACAAGGGCGAAGGCATTCAACACATCGCTGTTGGCACCGAAGGCATTTACGACGCGACGGATAAGCTTGACGAAAATGGTCTCAAGTTCATGCCGGGTCCGCCCGAAACCTATTACGATATGTCGCATGACCGTGTGCATGGCCATGACGAGCCGATTGAGCGGATGAAGAAACACGGCATTCTCATCGACGGCGAAGGCGTTATCGATGGGGGCATGACAAAAATCCTGCTGCAGATTTTCTCCAAGACAGTCATCGGACCGATCTTCTTCGAATTCATCCAGCGCAAGGGTGACGAAGGCTTTGGCGAGGGCAATTTCCGCGCCCTGTTCGAGTCGATTGAAGAGGACCAGATCCGCCGTGGCGTCATCAAAGTTGATGCAGCGGAATAG
- a CDS encoding Lrp/AsnC family transcriptional regulator, producing the protein MEQLDAFDRKILSSLQEDGRLTNNELSERINLSASQCSRRRSRLEEEGFIRGYRAEIDREKLGLGIVNIISVTLATHNRDNSRRFSELISKLPQVMEAHALTGEMDYFIKVVTPDLRALSAFVNEVLLPHESVQNVKTAIVLDTLKEDGRLPI; encoded by the coding sequence ATGGAACAACTTGATGCATTTGACCGCAAAATACTGTCTTCCCTGCAGGAGGACGGACGACTCACGAACAACGAACTTTCCGAACGGATCAACCTGTCGGCCTCCCAGTGCTCCCGCCGCCGTTCAAGGCTGGAAGAAGAGGGATTTATCCGAGGTTACAGGGCGGAGATCGACCGGGAAAAGCTCGGCCTTGGCATTGTCAACATCATCTCGGTGACACTGGCGACCCATAATCGCGACAACTCCCGCCGGTTTTCCGAGCTGATTTCAAAACTGCCGCAGGTGATGGAGGCCCATGCGCTCACCGGCGAGATGGATTATTTCATTAAAGTGGTCACGCCAGACCTGCGCGCACTTTCCGCCTTCGTCAATGAGGTGCTGCTACCGCATGAATCCGTACAGAACGTCAAAACCGCCATTGTGCTTGATACACTCAAGGAAGATGGCCGCCTGCCAATTTGA
- a CDS encoding type II toxin-antitoxin system Phd/YefM family antitoxin yields the protein MQRVEASVAVTVSDLKKSPTAIMNEAQGKAVAVLNHNRVMAYMVPADVYEAMLDRLDDIHLAEIIKSRADEQGISVDIDDL from the coding sequence ATGCAACGTGTCGAAGCCTCGGTGGCGGTGACCGTATCAGACCTCAAGAAAAGTCCGACCGCCATCATGAATGAGGCGCAGGGCAAGGCGGTGGCTGTACTCAATCACAATCGTGTCATGGCCTATATGGTCCCGGCGGATGTTTACGAGGCCATGCTTGATCGGCTTGATGATATTCATCTGGCTGAAATCATTAAATCCCGCGCAGACGAACAGGGCATATCCGTCGATATCGATGACCTTTAA
- a CDS encoding type II toxin-antitoxin system PemK/MazF family toxin, whose translation MQTFKAGDIVRVPFPYTDRNTRQHRPALVISNSTTGENKDFLWVLMITSAENKRWDNDVPIPLHHEAGLPAPSVIRPSKIATIETAHADRLGQVSEVIFEQVKLKVAAILKL comes from the coding sequence ATGCAGACCTTTAAAGCGGGAGACATTGTTCGTGTGCCTTTCCCCTATACGGATCGGAACACGCGCCAGCACAGGCCAGCACTCGTTATTTCCAACAGCACTACCGGCGAGAACAAAGATTTTCTTTGGGTGCTCATGATTACGAGTGCTGAAAACAAGCGATGGGACAATGATGTTCCAATCCCATTGCATCATGAGGCGGGATTGCCCGCGCCATCTGTTATTCGACCATCAAAAATAGCCACTATAGAGACCGCGCATGCTGATCGTCTGGGTCAGGTCAGCGAAGTGATTTTCGAGCAAGTGAAGCTAAAAGTAGCGGCAATCCTGAAATTATAG
- a CDS encoding type II toxin-antitoxin system PrlF family antitoxin, with product MITSKMTSKAQTTIPQAVRTALKLKPGDEIAYQIEDGRVILMRTETGVVNDDPFATFSEWDGDADRSAYADL from the coding sequence ATGATCACGAGCAAAATGACGAGCAAGGCACAGACAACGATACCGCAGGCGGTGCGCACGGCGCTTAAACTGAAACCGGGCGATGAGATCGCCTATCAGATCGAAGATGGCCGTGTGATTCTCATGCGCACGGAAACCGGGGTGGTCAATGACGACCCATTCGCAACCTTCTCGGAATGGGATGGCGATGCGGACAGAAGTGCCTATGCAGACCTTTAA
- the pdeM gene encoding ligase-associated DNA damage response endonuclease PdeM gives MNLAVHTTRTMLHGAVEIDIAGHTAICDPSGALYLEADRILIVSDLHFEKGSSFARRGMMLPPYDTASTLKTLAACIARYHPACVISLGDSFHDGDAAARLPEIYAQQLATLMQGRDWIWITGNHDPDHPADLPGDTYTELAFGSLVFRHEPSKGSPLGEIAGHLHPAAKVVRRGQAVQRRCFVSDHTRMIMPAFGAYTGGLNVLGRAFYGLFDGTNLKAYMLGHNKVYPMLRKALYP, from the coding sequence ATGAATCTGGCGGTTCACACAACAAGGACAATGCTGCACGGGGCTGTTGAAATCGACATCGCCGGGCACACGGCCATCTGTGATCCATCCGGAGCGCTTTATCTCGAAGCCGACCGCATCCTCATCGTGTCGGACCTGCATTTCGAAAAGGGTTCATCCTTTGCCCGGCGCGGCATGATGCTGCCGCCCTATGACACGGCTTCCACACTTAAAACGCTGGCGGCGTGTATCGCCCGTTATCACCCCGCCTGCGTCATCAGCCTTGGCGACAGTTTCCACGATGGCGATGCCGCGGCCCGCCTGCCTGAGATTTATGCGCAGCAGCTTGCAACACTCATGCAGGGCCGCGACTGGATATGGATCACCGGCAATCATGATCCTGACCATCCTGCTGATCTTCCCGGGGATACCTATACGGAACTTGCCTTCGGCTCGCTGGTGTTTCGTCATGAACCGTCCAAGGGCTCACCTTTGGGCGAAATCGCCGGACATCTGCATCCCGCGGCAAAAGTCGTCAGGCGTGGCCAGGCGGTACAGCGGCGTTGCTTTGTCAGCGATCATACACGTATGATCATGCCTGCGTTTGGCGCCTATACCGGCGGTTTGAATGTTCTTGGCCGGGCCTTTTACGGCCTGTTTGATGGCACCAACCTGAAGGCCTATATGCTCGGTCATAACAAGGTCTATCCCATGCTGCGCAAGGCTTTGTACCCCTGA